Proteins from a genomic interval of Desulfofustis limnaeus:
- the pstA gene encoding phosphate ABC transporter permease PstA, with protein MNSSAHQTAVDKRLVKQPSAFSVAFNRRLKKRYRAEQRFKHLGILAIGIALAFLALLLTTVFVNGYSAFRQTFIKLDITFDKQAFSQEDLLRADYQSLVKKALQDRFPEVTGRQDRRLLNDLISPGAAFQLLDLVRENPKLIGTRQSIWLPANDDVDMLVKGKIDMEQEEINRRIKDKQSAWYSVLRDEGRVELRFNAAFFTKGDSREPELAGILGAVKGSFYTLLITLLLSFPMGVAAAIYLEEFAPDNRFTNFIEVNINNLAAVPSIIFGLLGLAIFINFWGVPRSTPLVGGLVLTLMTLPTIIIAARASLKSVPPSIREAALGIGASKIQTVFHHVLPLALPGMLTGTIIGMAQALGETAPLLMIGMVAFIVDVPTGITDPAAALPVQIFLWADSPERAFTEKTSAAIIVLLVFLVAMNAAAVYLRKKFEITW; from the coding sequence ATGAATAGTTCAGCGCATCAGACAGCGGTTGATAAACGGCTGGTGAAACAGCCGTCAGCCTTTTCGGTCGCCTTCAACCGACGCCTGAAAAAACGGTACCGGGCCGAGCAGCGTTTCAAGCACCTTGGCATCCTGGCCATCGGCATCGCTCTCGCTTTTCTCGCACTCCTGCTGACCACCGTCTTTGTCAACGGCTATTCCGCCTTCAGACAGACATTCATTAAACTTGACATCACCTTTGACAAGCAGGCGTTCAGCCAGGAAGACCTGTTGCGTGCCGACTATCAGAGCCTCGTCAAAAAAGCGCTCCAAGACCGCTTCCCCGAGGTAACGGGAAGGCAGGACAGACGGCTGCTCAACGACCTGATCAGTCCTGGTGCGGCCTTCCAGCTTCTTGATCTGGTGCGAGAAAACCCGAAACTGATCGGTACCCGCCAATCCATCTGGCTGCCGGCTAACGACGACGTCGACATGCTGGTAAAAGGCAAGATCGATATGGAGCAGGAGGAAATTAATCGCCGTATCAAGGACAAGCAAAGTGCCTGGTACTCAGTACTGCGGGACGAAGGACGGGTCGAATTGCGCTTCAACGCCGCATTCTTCACCAAAGGCGATTCCCGAGAACCGGAGTTGGCTGGCATCCTTGGCGCCGTGAAGGGTTCCTTTTACACCCTTTTGATCACGCTGCTCCTATCCTTTCCCATGGGCGTGGCAGCGGCGATCTATCTCGAGGAATTCGCCCCGGACAACCGCTTCACCAATTTCATCGAAGTCAACATCAATAATCTGGCGGCGGTGCCGTCCATTATTTTCGGCCTGCTCGGTTTGGCAATCTTCATCAACTTCTGGGGGGTACCGCGCTCGACTCCGCTGGTCGGCGGTTTGGTGCTGACATTGATGACGCTGCCGACCATCATTATCGCTGCCCGAGCATCCCTGAAATCAGTCCCTCCGTCGATCCGCGAGGCCGCCCTCGGCATCGGCGCCTCAAAGATCCAGACCGTCTTTCACCACGTCCTGCCGCTGGCCCTGCCCGGCATGTTGACCGGCACCATCATCGGCATGGCCCAGGCCCTCGGTGAAACGGCACCGCTGCTGATGATCGGCATGGTTGCCTTCATCGTCGACGTGCCAACCGGCATCACCGATCCGGCAGCGGCTTTGCCGGTGCAAATATTTCTGTGGGCGGACAGCCCGGAGCGAGCCTTCACCGAGAAGACCTCGGCAGCCATTATCGTGCTGCTCGTGTTTCTGGTGGCCATGAACGCCGCTGCTGTCTACCTGCGCAAAAAGTTCGAGATAACCTGGTAA
- a CDS encoding PstS family phosphate ABC transporter substrate-binding protein: MNVKALIAAGALLGLTAMNSTAEANRDYISIVGSSTVYPFATVVAEQFGKTSQFKSPKIESTGSGGGFKLFCGGVGVDHPDITNASRAIKKSEQEQCAANGVQDIVEVKIGYDGIVLANAKSAPPVNLTRQDIFLALAREIPGPNGSLIANPHKTWKDVNPELPDVAIEVLGPPPTSGTRDAFVELVMEEAAGKIEALQALKKSDEKAYKAASQMVREDGAYIEAGENDNLIVQKLQANPNAFGIFGFSFLDQNADVIQGSIVEGEAPTFENIAAGKYPVSRPLFFYVKKAHVGTIPGIAEYLAEFTSEKAWGPEGYLADKGMIPMPDAERAQFAADVKELKPMVMK, translated from the coding sequence ATGAACGTAAAAGCACTGATTGCCGCCGGCGCCCTGCTTGGCCTGACGGCGATGAACTCAACGGCAGAGGCCAACCGCGATTACATTTCCATCGTCGGTTCGTCAACGGTCTACCCGTTTGCCACCGTAGTGGCCGAGCAGTTCGGCAAGACCAGCCAGTTCAAGTCGCCGAAGATCGAATCGACCGGATCGGGCGGCGGCTTCAAACTGTTCTGCGGCGGCGTGGGCGTAGATCACCCCGACATCACCAATGCTTCCCGGGCCATTAAGAAGTCGGAACAGGAACAATGTGCCGCCAATGGTGTTCAGGACATCGTCGAGGTTAAAATCGGCTATGACGGCATTGTGCTGGCCAACGCCAAATCGGCACCGCCGGTCAACCTTACCCGCCAAGACATCTTTCTCGCCCTGGCACGTGAAATTCCCGGGCCGAACGGATCTCTGATCGCCAACCCCCACAAAACCTGGAAAGACGTCAACCCGGAACTCCCGGACGTGGCCATCGAAGTCCTCGGACCGCCCCCCACTTCCGGCACACGCGATGCCTTTGTCGAACTGGTGATGGAGGAGGCTGCCGGCAAGATCGAGGCGCTCCAGGCTCTGAAGAAGTCTGATGAAAAAGCGTACAAGGCTGCCAGTCAAATGGTGCGCGAAGACGGCGCTTACATCGAGGCCGGCGAAAACGACAATCTGATCGTCCAGAAACTGCAGGCCAACCCGAACGCTTTCGGTATCTTCGGCTTCTCGTTTTTGGATCAGAACGCGGATGTCATCCAGGGCTCCATCGTCGAAGGCGAGGCCCCGACTTTTGAAAATATCGCCGCCGGTAAGTATCCGGTGTCCCGTCCGCTCTTTTTCTACGTGAAGAAAGCCCACGTCGGCACCATCCCCGGCATCGCCGAATACCTGGCCGAATTCACCAGCGAGAAAGCCTGGGGACCGGAAGGCTACCTGGCCGACAAAGGCATGATCCCGATGCCTGACGCTGAACGCGCTCAGTTTGCAGCCGATGTCAAAGAGCTGAAACCGATGGTCATGAAATAA
- the pstB gene encoding phosphate ABC transporter ATP-binding protein PstB, with protein MADTDLHIPIDRTVGNPFVENPRMTCRDVFVHYGDTCAINKVSIDVGCNEVLAMIGPSGCGKSTFLRCLNRMNDTVSGCRVTGDIRLDGMDVYDPGVDVVPLRARVGMVFQKPNPFPKPIYDNVAYGPKIHGLARNKTELDEIVELSLKKAGLWKEVKDRLSEPGTGLSGGQQQRLCIARAIAVSPEVILMDEPCSALDPIATAKVEELIAELRTQYSIVIVTHAMQQASRVSQRTAYFHLGNLVEVGPTELIFTNPKHRLTEDYITGRFG; from the coding sequence ATGGCAGATACCGACTTGCATATCCCTATCGATCGTACCGTCGGCAATCCCTTCGTGGAAAATCCCCGAATGACCTGCCGGGACGTCTTTGTCCATTATGGAGATACCTGTGCCATCAACAAGGTCAGCATCGATGTGGGCTGCAACGAAGTTCTGGCAATGATCGGACCCTCCGGATGCGGAAAATCGACCTTTCTCCGCTGTCTGAATCGGATGAACGACACCGTCTCAGGCTGTCGGGTAACGGGAGACATTCGCCTGGATGGCATGGACGTCTATGACCCTGGTGTCGACGTGGTGCCATTGCGGGCTCGCGTGGGCATGGTGTTTCAGAAACCAAATCCGTTTCCCAAACCAATTTACGACAACGTCGCCTACGGTCCGAAGATACACGGACTGGCCCGTAACAAGACGGAGTTGGACGAGATCGTCGAGCTCTCATTGAAAAAAGCCGGTCTCTGGAAGGAGGTGAAAGACCGCTTGAGTGAGCCGGGCACCGGACTCTCCGGGGGCCAGCAACAACGTCTCTGCATCGCCCGAGCCATTGCCGTCAGCCCCGAAGTCATCTTGATGGATGAACCCTGCTCGGCGCTTGACCCAATCGCTACCGCCAAAGTCGAAGAGTTGATTGCCGAGTTGCGGACCCAATACTCGATCGTTATCGTCACCCACGCCATGCAGCAAGCCTCTCGTGTCTCGCAGCGGACCGCCTACTTCCACCTGGGTAATCTTGTCGAGGTGGGTCCCACAGAACTGATCTTCACCAATCCCAAGCATCGTCTTACGGAAGATTACATCACCGGACGATTCGGTTGA